In a single window of the Streptomyces cinnabarinus genome:
- a CDS encoding bifunctional cytidylyltransferase/SDR family oxidoreductase codes for MSQHIAKPRTTAVILAGGTGQRVGLSIPKQLLKIAGKAVIEHTLTTFEKAESIDDVIVLMAPGYVPDIEKIVAKAGFKKVSKIIEGGATRNETTERAIEALGEGLAEGEDRNVLFHDAVRPLLSQRVIDDCVVALERYQAVDVAIPSADTIIVTRTHGEDGEFITEIPDRSRLRRGQTPQAFKLSTIKRAYEVAAGDPNFQATDDCSVVLKYLPDVPIHVVAGDEYNMKVTQPVDVFIADKLFQLASTAAPEQVSEEAYRELLTGKTVVVFGGSYGIGKDIAELAESYGSKVYALGRSTTGTHVENPEEVDDALSKAYAETGRIDYVVNTAGVLRIGKLAETDNATIEEALKVNYLAPVQIARSSYKYLAETNGQLLLYTSSSYTRGRAEYSLYSSTKAAMVNLTQALSDEWAGDGIRVNCINPERTATPMRTKAFGQEPAGSLLSSEAVARTSLDVLLSELTGHVIDVRQQDPTAAAGQASGFEAALASVLDRQDGVA; via the coding sequence GTGTCCCAGCACATAGCCAAGCCCCGTACCACCGCAGTGATCCTGGCCGGCGGTACCGGTCAGCGTGTGGGTCTCTCGATCCCCAAGCAGCTGCTGAAGATCGCCGGCAAGGCAGTCATCGAGCACACCCTGACCACCTTCGAGAAGGCCGAGTCGATCGACGACGTCATCGTGCTGATGGCGCCGGGCTACGTGCCCGACATCGAGAAGATCGTGGCCAAGGCCGGGTTCAAGAAGGTCTCCAAGATCATCGAGGGTGGCGCCACCCGCAACGAGACCACCGAGCGGGCCATCGAGGCGCTCGGCGAGGGCCTCGCGGAGGGTGAGGACCGCAACGTCCTCTTCCACGACGCCGTGCGCCCGCTGCTGTCACAGCGTGTGATCGACGACTGTGTCGTGGCGCTGGAGCGCTACCAGGCCGTCGACGTCGCCATCCCGTCCGCGGACACCATCATCGTGACCCGCACCCACGGTGAGGACGGCGAGTTCATCACCGAGATCCCGGACCGCTCCCGGCTGCGCCGCGGCCAGACGCCGCAGGCCTTCAAGCTGTCCACGATCAAGCGGGCCTACGAGGTCGCCGCGGGCGACCCGAACTTCCAGGCCACCGACGACTGCTCGGTCGTGCTGAAGTACCTGCCGGACGTGCCGATCCACGTGGTCGCGGGCGACGAGTACAACATGAAGGTCACCCAGCCGGTCGATGTCTTCATCGCCGACAAGCTGTTCCAGCTGGCCTCCACCGCCGCCCCGGAGCAGGTCTCCGAGGAGGCCTACCGCGAGCTGCTGACCGGCAAGACCGTCGTCGTCTTCGGCGGCTCCTACGGCATCGGCAAGGACATCGCCGAGCTCGCCGAGTCCTACGGCTCCAAGGTGTACGCGCTGGGCCGCTCCACCACCGGCACCCATGTGGAGAACCCGGAGGAGGTCGACGACGCGCTGTCCAAGGCCTACGCCGAGACGGGCCGGATCGACTACGTCGTCAACACCGCCGGTGTGCTGCGCATCGGCAAGCTGGCCGAGACCGACAACGCCACCATCGAGGAGGCGCTGAAGGTCAACTACCTCGCGCCGGTGCAGATCGCCCGCTCCTCGTACAAGTACCTCGCCGAGACCAACGGCCAGCTGCTGCTCTACACCTCCAGCAGCTACACCCGCGGCCGCGCCGAGTACAGCCTGTACTCCTCCACCAAGGCCGCCATGGTCAACCTCACCCAGGCGCTGTCCGACGAGTGGGCCGGTGACGGCATCCGGGTGAACTGCATCAACCCCGAGCGCACCGCGACCCCCATGCGCACCAAGGCCTTCGGCCAGGAGCCCGCGGGCAGCCTGCTCTCCTCCGAGGCGGTCGCCCGCACCTCGCTCGACGTGCTGCTTTCCGAGCTGACGGGCCATGTCATCGACGTCCGCCAGCAGGACCCGACGGCCGCCGCGGGCCAGGCCTCCGGCTTCGAGGCCGCGCTGGCCAGCGTGCTCGACCGCCAGGACGGCGTGGCATAA
- a CDS encoding alkaline phosphatase D family protein, with product MTAATAAGLPDRRRFLTASAAVLGAAASAQLWLPATAHAAETPLPEGVFSLGVASGDPLPDGIVLWTRLAPDPLNGGGMPDAVVPVRWELAEDERFRKVVRRGTAQARPEYGHSVHVDVRGLRPGRRYWYRFRAGGRISPVGRTRTAPHPFSSGGDLRLALASCQNWQHGYFTPYADMLDQDPDVVLFVGDYIYESVPSATALRRHEGTGEPYTLAQYRNRYAQYRSDPDLAAMHAGAPFVVTFDDHEVDNDFAGEIPQDPAKQPHEAFVARLTAAYQAYYEHMPVRATAVPDGPHIRMHRRLEFGRLARLNVLDTRQYRSDQATSQAGAMDPALTMLGAEQKQWLLDGLHGSPARWNLIASQIMMAETDLLVGEGKQWFYDAWDGYQAERNQFLGEFRNVRNPVVLTGDRHLTMISDLKEDFANPESAVVGAEFVGTSISSNGDQDQEAFRREWDPRRADNPHWKLLDAHRGYHLFDIRRDGIDAQVRVVDTVRRPTSVPSTLARLRVEAGRPGVEVV from the coding sequence ATGACCGCAGCGACCGCAGCAGGATTACCCGACCGCCGCCGCTTCCTGACCGCCTCCGCCGCGGTGCTCGGCGCCGCCGCCTCCGCCCAGCTGTGGCTGCCCGCCACCGCCCACGCCGCCGAAACCCCGCTGCCCGAGGGCGTGTTCAGTCTCGGGGTGGCCTCCGGCGACCCGCTCCCCGACGGCATCGTGCTGTGGACCCGGCTCGCCCCGGACCCGCTGAACGGCGGCGGTATGCCGGACGCGGTCGTGCCGGTGCGGTGGGAGCTCGCGGAGGACGAGCGGTTCCGCAAGGTCGTGCGCAGAGGCACCGCCCAGGCCCGGCCCGAGTACGGGCACAGCGTTCACGTGGATGTACGGGGGCTGCGTCCCGGCCGCCGCTACTGGTACCGCTTCCGCGCCGGCGGCCGTATCTCACCGGTGGGCCGCACCCGTACCGCGCCCCACCCCTTCAGCTCCGGCGGCGATCTGCGCCTCGCCCTCGCCTCCTGCCAGAACTGGCAGCACGGCTACTTCACGCCGTACGCCGACATGCTGGACCAGGACCCCGACGTCGTGCTGTTCGTCGGTGACTACATCTACGAGTCGGTGCCCTCGGCGACGGCGCTGCGCAGGCACGAGGGGACGGGGGAGCCGTACACCCTGGCGCAGTACCGCAACCGGTACGCGCAGTACCGCAGCGACCCCGATCTCGCGGCGATGCACGCGGGCGCGCCCTTCGTGGTGACCTTCGACGACCACGAGGTCGACAACGACTTCGCCGGGGAGATCCCGCAGGACCCGGCCAAGCAGCCGCACGAGGCGTTCGTGGCCCGGCTCACCGCCGCCTACCAGGCGTACTACGAGCACATGCCGGTGCGGGCCACGGCCGTCCCCGACGGGCCGCACATCCGGATGCACCGCCGGCTGGAGTTCGGCCGGCTGGCCCGGCTCAATGTGCTCGACACCCGGCAGTACCGCAGCGACCAGGCCACCAGCCAGGCCGGGGCCATGGACCCCGCGCTCACCATGCTCGGCGCCGAGCAGAAGCAGTGGCTGCTGGACGGGCTGCACGGCTCCCCGGCCCGCTGGAACCTGATCGCCTCGCAGATCATGATGGCCGAGACCGATCTGCTGGTCGGCGAGGGCAAGCAGTGGTTCTACGACGCCTGGGACGGCTACCAGGCCGAGCGGAACCAGTTCCTGGGCGAGTTCAGGAACGTCCGCAACCCCGTGGTGCTCACCGGGGACCGGCATCTGACGATGATCAGCGATCTGAAGGAGGACTTCGCGAACCCGGAGTCCGCCGTCGTCGGCGCCGAGTTCGTCGGCACCTCCATCTCCAGCAACGGCGACCAGGACCAGGAGGCGTTCCGCCGGGAGTGGGACCCGCGCCGGGCGGACAACCCGCACTGGAAGCTGCTCGACGCGCACCGCGGCTACCACCTCTTCGACATCCGCCGGGACGGCATCGACGCGCAGGTCAGGGTAGTGGACACGGTCCGCCGGCCGACCTCGGTGCCGAGCACGCTGGCCCGGCTGCGGGTGGAGGCGGGGCGACCGGGCGTCGAGGTGGTCTGA